One part of the Phycisphaeraceae bacterium genome encodes these proteins:
- a CDS encoding PHP domain-containing protein has product MSVNAALAERFSMIAKMMDLLGENRFKAIAHDRAARAIEGLSYDLAPIAADGDNARKRLMEIDGIGEKIADKIIEYCRTGSITELDELAASVPPGILGLMNIPGLGPKTVSVLWKEGGVTDLASLKKIIDDGSILKLPRMGAKSVDKLKESIALAEQGSARLPLGLAAPVAERFVARLKDIKGIKQIAFAGSLRRGKDTIGDIDILIATTSPAAASEAFRSMPEVVQVLAAGESKSSVRALINPDLGRWTLEGKEGDEVPAPSSTKPERSGPSVQVDLRVVPTAAWGAALMYFTGSKEHNVRLRELALKQNLTLNEYGLFPEDDQDSPPQSRGVKPVASRTEEDIYAALGFDFIPPELREDRGELDAFARKPSKRAPAEPTLVTIEDIKAELHAHTTASDGRMSIEELAEHAKKRGFHTIAVTDHSRSSAIANGLSVERLLEHIDAVHAAAAKAKGITILAGSEVDILADGSLDYPDRVLKQLDVVVASPHSSLSQDPATATKRLLSAIKNPFVHILGHPTGRLINRRPGLSPDIAALIAAAKEHDVALEINAHWMRLDLRDIHVRAAVDAGCLIAVDCDVHEADDYDNLRFGISTARRGWLTPDLCINTWPARKLHAWLKR; this is encoded by the coding sequence ATGAGCGTCAACGCCGCCCTCGCCGAGCGATTCTCCATGATCGCCAAGATGATGGACCTCCTCGGCGAGAACCGCTTCAAGGCCATCGCCCACGATCGCGCCGCCCGCGCCATCGAGGGCCTCTCCTACGACCTCGCCCCCATCGCCGCCGACGGCGACAACGCCCGCAAACGGCTCATGGAGATCGACGGCATCGGCGAGAAGATCGCCGACAAGATCATCGAGTACTGCCGCACCGGCAGCATCACCGAACTCGACGAACTCGCCGCGAGCGTCCCCCCGGGCATCCTCGGCCTCATGAACATCCCCGGCCTGGGCCCCAAGACCGTATCGGTCCTCTGGAAGGAAGGCGGCGTCACCGACCTTGCCAGCCTCAAGAAGATCATCGACGACGGCTCGATCCTCAAGCTCCCCCGCATGGGCGCCAAGTCCGTCGACAAACTCAAGGAGTCCATCGCCCTCGCCGAGCAGGGCTCCGCCCGCCTCCCCCTCGGCCTCGCCGCGCCCGTCGCCGAACGCTTCGTCGCACGCCTCAAGGACATCAAGGGCATCAAGCAGATCGCCTTCGCCGGCTCCCTCCGCCGTGGCAAGGACACCATCGGCGACATCGACATCCTTATCGCCACCACCAGCCCCGCCGCCGCGAGCGAGGCCTTCCGCTCCATGCCCGAGGTCGTCCAGGTCCTCGCCGCGGGCGAGAGCAAGTCCTCCGTCCGCGCCCTGATCAACCCCGACCTCGGCCGCTGGACCCTTGAAGGCAAGGAAGGCGACGAAGTCCCCGCCCCCTCGTCCACCAAGCCAGAGCGCTCCGGCCCCTCCGTGCAGGTCGATCTCCGCGTCGTCCCCACCGCCGCGTGGGGCGCCGCCCTCATGTACTTCACCGGCTCCAAGGAGCACAACGTCCGCCTCCGCGAACTCGCCCTCAAGCAGAACCTCACCCTCAACGAGTACGGCCTCTTCCCCGAGGACGACCAGGACTCCCCGCCACAGTCCCGCGGCGTCAAACCCGTCGCCTCCAGGACCGAGGAGGACATCTACGCCGCGCTCGGCTTCGACTTCATCCCCCCCGAACTCCGCGAAGACCGCGGCGAACTCGACGCCTTCGCCCGCAAGCCCTCCAAGCGAGCCCCTGCCGAGCCCACCCTCGTCACCATCGAGGACATCAAGGCCGAACTCCACGCCCACACCACCGCCTCCGACGGCCGCATGTCCATCGAGGAACTCGCCGAACACGCGAAGAAGCGCGGCTTCCACACTATCGCCGTCACAGACCACTCCCGCTCCTCCGCCATCGCCAACGGCCTCAGCGTCGAGCGCCTCCTCGAGCACATCGACGCCGTCCACGCCGCCGCCGCCAAAGCCAAGGGCATCACCATCCTCGCCGGCTCCGAGGTCGACATCCTCGCCGACGGCTCCCTCGACTACCCCGACCGCGTCCTCAAACAACTCGACGTCGTCGTCGCCTCCCCCCACTCATCACTCAGCCAGGACCCCGCCACAGCCACCAAGCGGCTCCTCTCCGCGATCAAGAACCCCTTCGTCCACATCCTCGGCCACCCCACCGGCCGCCTCATCAACCGCCGCCCCGGCCTCAGCCCCGACATCGCCGCCCTCATCGCCGCCGCGAAGGAGCACGATGTCGCCCTGGAGATCAACGCCCACTGGATGCGCCTCGACCTCCGCGACATCCACGTCAGGGCCGCCGTCGACGCCGGATGCCTCATCGCCGTCGACTGCGACGTCCACGAGGCCGACGACTACGACAACCTCCGCTTCGGCATCTCCACCGCCCGCCGCGGCTGGCTCACCCCCGACCTCTGCATCAACACCTGGCCCGCCAGGAAAC
- a CDS encoding RecQ family ATP-dependent DNA helicase, whose product MPGSSASSAVHDVVKQYWGFDSLRPLQAEAIDAGLAKHDSLVVMPTGGGKSLCYQVPPLLSGKMSLVVSPLIALMQDQVAGLALAGYPAAAINSAMSTDDAAAARRDAESGATRLLLVSPERLLTDSFISWLKRLASRGQLESFAIDEAHCISQWGHDFRPEYRRLAELRRHLPGLPLHAYTATATPRVREDIVTQLDLKSPAVLVGRFDRPNLTYRIMPRVRLVDQAAEVIGRCAGEGRGAAIVYCISRKDTESVADGLKSHGINARAYHAGMDAAKRTRVQHDFRTERLNVVVATVAFGMGIDRSDVRCVIHGAMPKTVEHFQQETGRAGRDGLPAECVMFYSAADAVRWKQLMQRSAMEDLDADESITASSAEALAVQFELLSHMQRLCSGARCRHASLSEYFGQSYSPADPAGGCGACDICLGELSARPDAADIARKIISCVARFAMTGQAYGAAHLIDVLRGRATPKVLERRHDDMTTFGLLREMSKEALASYVNQLTDQGVLGRDGVEYPVITLTADSASVLKGQRHVVLLEPKLAPGRRRAGKSDGQSRPLAETEQALFESLRELRRHLADSLAVPPYVVFSDATLEALARSRPSTPDGLLAIKGIGQAKLAQFGERFLERIAEQSRRLGLDLDDTPATPPPRRAAAPR is encoded by the coding sequence ATGCCCGGCTCCTCGGCCAGTTCAGCGGTCCACGACGTCGTCAAGCAGTACTGGGGCTTCGATTCTCTCCGCCCCCTCCAGGCCGAAGCCATCGATGCCGGCCTCGCCAAGCATGATTCTCTCGTCGTCATGCCCACGGGCGGTGGCAAGTCCCTCTGCTACCAGGTCCCGCCGCTGCTCTCGGGAAAGATGAGCCTCGTTGTCTCGCCCCTCATCGCACTCATGCAGGACCAGGTCGCCGGCCTCGCCCTCGCCGGCTATCCGGCCGCGGCCATCAACAGCGCCATGTCCACCGACGACGCGGCCGCAGCCCGGCGCGACGCCGAATCCGGCGCCACCCGCCTCCTGCTCGTCTCTCCCGAACGCCTTCTCACCGACTCATTCATCTCCTGGCTCAAGCGCCTCGCCTCCCGCGGCCAGCTCGAGTCCTTCGCCATCGACGAAGCCCACTGCATCAGCCAGTGGGGCCACGACTTCCGCCCCGAATACCGCCGACTTGCCGAACTCCGCCGCCATCTCCCCGGCCTCCCGCTCCACGCCTACACCGCCACCGCCACCCCGCGCGTCCGCGAGGACATCGTCACCCAGCTCGATCTCAAGAGCCCCGCCGTCCTTGTCGGCCGGTTCGACCGCCCCAACCTCACCTACCGAATCATGCCCCGCGTCCGCCTGGTCGATCAGGCCGCCGAGGTCATCGGCCGGTGCGCCGGCGAGGGACGCGGCGCCGCCATTGTCTACTGCATCAGCCGCAAGGACACCGAGTCCGTCGCCGACGGCCTCAAGTCCCACGGCATCAACGCCCGCGCCTACCACGCCGGCATGGACGCCGCGAAGCGCACCCGCGTCCAGCACGACTTCCGCACCGAACGCCTCAACGTCGTCGTCGCCACCGTCGCCTTCGGTATGGGCATCGATCGCTCCGATGTCCGATGCGTCATCCACGGCGCCATGCCCAAGACCGTCGAGCACTTCCAGCAGGAGACCGGCCGCGCCGGTCGCGACGGCCTCCCCGCCGAGTGCGTCATGTTCTACTCCGCGGCCGACGCCGTCCGCTGGAAGCAGCTCATGCAGCGCAGCGCCATGGAGGATCTCGACGCCGACGAGTCCATCACCGCCTCCTCCGCGGAGGCCCTCGCCGTCCAGTTCGAACTCCTGTCCCACATGCAGCGCCTCTGCTCCGGCGCCCGCTGCCGCCACGCCTCCCTCTCCGAGTACTTCGGCCAGTCCTACTCCCCCGCCGACCCCGCCGGCGGCTGCGGCGCCTGCGATATCTGCCTCGGCGAACTCAGCGCCCGCCCCGACGCCGCCGACATCGCCCGCAAGATCATCTCGTGCGTCGCCCGCTTCGCCATGACCGGGCAGGCCTACGGCGCCGCCCACCTCATCGACGTCCTCCGAGGCCGCGCCACCCCCAAGGTCCTCGAACGCCGGCACGACGACATGACCACCTTCGGCCTCCTCCGCGAGATGAGCAAGGAGGCCCTCGCCTCCTACGTCAACCAGCTCACCGACCAGGGCGTCCTGGGGCGAGACGGCGTCGAGTACCCCGTCATCACCCTCACCGCCGACTCCGCCTCCGTCCTCAAGGGTCAGCGCCACGTCGTGCTGCTCGAACCCAAGCTCGCCCCCGGCCGCCGCCGCGCCGGCAAGTCCGACGGCCAGTCCCGTCCCCTCGCCGAGACCGAGCAGGCGCTCTTCGAGAGCCTCCGCGAACTCCGCCGCCACCTCGCCGATTCCCTCGCTGTCCCGCCCTACGTCGTCTTCTCCGACGCCACGCTGGAGGCCCTCGCCAGGTCCCGCCCGTCCACCCCCGACGGCCTCCTCGCCATCAAGGGCATCGGTCAGGCCAAACTCGCCCAGTTCGGCGAACGCTTCCTGGAACGCATCGCCGAGCAGAGCCGCCGCCTCGGCCTCGACCTCGACGACACCCCCGCCACGCCACCACCCCGGCGCGCCGCCGCGCCCCGCTAG
- the murC gene encoding UDP-N-acetylmuramate--L-alanine ligase, protein MALPRTELPPGAPGASASPSRDPAPFSAAAPGGALTTPPVDFRGKHAYLIGIGGCGMCGLARMLRSRGANISGSDMYPSEFTQALIADGVDVGFDQSRQWLPDDADLVIASAAIKPDHPQLLEAERRGIPHLSYAEALGRCMTGMSGIAVAGTHGKSTTTAMLGCALRDAGLDPTVIVGATCPQLDKAGGFRLGAGEIPTGPLAGRPGLLVVEACEFNRSFHNYHPVIAAITAIEADHLDIYGSLDAVVEAFRQFARHLPHARHGGVLLIADKGAHRREIAAGLECDVQTIGYSPSADWSVRWDPISRQTALIRRDYGLVAAWITALPGEHNAMNAATACALAILAGGDPDAVARSLGSFRGLRRRCEFLGERVGVRVYDDYGHHPTEVDATLRALREFERPEQRSGRLICVFQPHQHSRTRHLLDEFATAFDAADIVIVPHIYFVRDSIAEKQKVSATDLVDRLRTRGKHAMHLYPFEAIIEQLEVICRPGDLLVVMGAGPVDNVARGYLTAGSNA, encoded by the coding sequence ATGGCCCTACCCCGAACTGAGTTGCCACCCGGCGCCCCGGGCGCCTCCGCGTCGCCCTCGCGGGATCCGGCGCCCTTCTCCGCCGCCGCGCCCGGCGGTGCGCTCACGACTCCGCCCGTCGATTTTCGGGGCAAGCACGCGTACCTCATCGGTATCGGCGGCTGCGGCATGTGCGGCCTGGCGAGGATGCTCCGCTCCCGCGGCGCCAACATCTCCGGGTCGGACATGTACCCTTCCGAGTTCACGCAGGCGCTGATCGCGGACGGGGTCGACGTCGGATTCGACCAGTCCAGGCAGTGGCTCCCCGATGACGCCGACCTCGTCATCGCTTCCGCGGCGATCAAGCCGGACCATCCCCAACTGCTGGAGGCCGAACGGCGCGGCATCCCGCACCTGTCGTACGCCGAGGCCCTCGGGCGCTGCATGACCGGCATGTCCGGTATTGCGGTTGCCGGGACCCACGGCAAGTCGACGACGACGGCCATGCTCGGCTGCGCCCTTCGCGACGCGGGGCTGGACCCGACCGTCATCGTTGGGGCAACGTGCCCGCAACTGGACAAGGCCGGCGGCTTCCGCCTGGGAGCGGGGGAGATCCCGACCGGTCCTCTCGCGGGCCGGCCGGGCCTGCTCGTGGTCGAGGCGTGCGAGTTCAACCGCTCGTTTCACAACTATCACCCGGTCATCGCGGCGATTACCGCTATCGAGGCGGACCACCTCGATATTTACGGCTCGCTGGATGCCGTGGTGGAGGCGTTCCGCCAGTTCGCCCGCCACCTCCCGCACGCGCGGCACGGGGGCGTGCTGCTCATTGCCGACAAGGGGGCGCACCGGCGCGAGATCGCCGCGGGGTTGGAGTGCGATGTTCAGACGATCGGCTACTCCCCATCCGCCGACTGGTCGGTGCGGTGGGATCCGATCTCGCGGCAGACCGCTCTTATTCGACGCGACTATGGGCTCGTGGCCGCGTGGATCACGGCCCTTCCGGGCGAGCACAACGCGATGAACGCCGCGACGGCGTGCGCGCTGGCCATCCTCGCCGGGGGAGACCCCGACGCCGTGGCCCGCTCGCTCGGCTCGTTCCGGGGCCTGCGGCGTCGCTGCGAGTTCCTCGGCGAGCGGGTGGGCGTCCGCGTGTATGACGACTACGGCCACCATCCCACCGAGGTGGACGCGACCCTGAGGGCTCTTCGCGAGTTCGAGCGCCCCGAGCAGCGATCGGGCCGCCTGATCTGCGTCTTCCAGCCCCATCAGCACTCACGCACCCGGCACCTCCTCGACGAGTTCGCCACGGCCTTCGACGCGGCCGACATCGTGATCGTTCCACACATCTACTTCGTCCGTGATTCGATCGCGGAGAAGCAGAAGGTGTCGGCGACGGACCTCGTGGACCGCCTCCGCACTCGAGGCAAGCACGCCATGCACCTGTACCCGTTCGAGGCGATCATCGAGCAGCTGGAGGTCATCTGCCGTCCCGGCGACCTCCTGGTGGTCATGGGGGCCGGGCCGGTCGACAATGTCGCACGCGGCTACCTCACCGCCGGATCCAACGCCTAG
- the murB gene encoding UDP-N-acetylmuramate dehydrogenase: protein MPLIAELQAQPNAPIPTWFGVGGGADHLARPVNTGELRRCLEADRSLRILGDGANLLVADEGVGNLVVSLAQGEFAASSIDPAAGRITAGAGVNLPRLILEAAKAGLAGLEGLGGIPATIGGAIVMNAGGTFAQICDVVARVHGLDRSGSPVTLERGDIDFSYRHSGLNDLVVTSVDLRLKRDDPSRVRARLKEVMAYKKKSQPLGDRSAGCVFKNPTLRIEIPNIGVPGARVSAGMLLDKAGCKGMTVGGAAVSSHHANFFTARKGCTAGDMILLIEQARARVADRFGVTLDTEVVIWKRA, encoded by the coding sequence ATGCCCCTCATCGCCGAGCTCCAGGCTCAACCCAACGCCCCGATCCCGACGTGGTTCGGAGTCGGAGGCGGCGCCGATCACCTTGCCCGACCGGTGAACACCGGTGAGCTCCGCCGCTGCCTCGAGGCCGACCGCTCCCTTCGCATCCTGGGCGACGGCGCCAACCTCCTGGTCGCCGACGAGGGCGTCGGCAACCTGGTCGTGTCGCTGGCGCAGGGCGAGTTTGCGGCCTCGTCGATCGATCCCGCGGCGGGCCGGATTACCGCGGGGGCGGGCGTGAACCTCCCCAGGCTCATTCTTGAGGCCGCCAAGGCGGGGCTGGCCGGGCTTGAGGGCCTTGGCGGGATCCCTGCCACCATCGGCGGCGCGATCGTCATGAACGCGGGCGGCACGTTCGCGCAGATCTGCGATGTCGTCGCGCGAGTGCACGGCCTGGACCGCTCCGGCTCGCCCGTGACGCTCGAGCGCGGCGACATCGATTTCTCCTACCGCCACTCCGGGTTGAATGACCTGGTCGTCACGTCGGTCGACCTCAGGCTCAAGCGAGACGATCCCTCGCGTGTCCGTGCCCGCCTCAAGGAGGTCATGGCCTACAAGAAGAAGTCGCAGCCGCTGGGCGATCGCTCCGCGGGCTGCGTCTTCAAGAACCCCACGCTCAGGATCGAGATTCCGAACATCGGTGTCCCGGGCGCCCGAGTGTCCGCCGGCATGCTGCTGGACAAGGCCGGTTGCAAGGGGATGACGGTCGGCGGCGCGGCGGTCTCGTCCCACCACGCCAACTTTTTCACAGCCCGCAAGGGCTGCACGGCCGGCGACATGATCCTGCTCATTGAGCAGGCGAGGGCCAGGGTCGCCGATCGCTTCGGGGTCACGCTCGATACCGAGGTAGTCATCTGGAAGCGAGCCTGA
- a CDS encoding D-alanine--D-alanine ligase gives MTTPPSNDPVSVLVLGGGPDAEREVSIKSATAIAEALRASGAYTVRLEIISTLSLDQLRALPADVVFPYLHGPWGEGGPLQDILELDGRPYVGSGPRSAREAMDKIATKAAALALGIDTPPVWILNPNDPVCPTALPVVIKPVHEGSTIGLHVCTSRAHYAAALAAVRAERDSGVIRTYMIEPKVGGQARARELTVGLLDRQALPVIEICPQDGLYDYAAKYTRDDTRYILDPDVPESVLKKISKATSRLARAMGLRHIARADFMLDSSNTPWFLEINTTPGFTDHSLVPKAARHAGIAMPELCARMVELALRDHADSAHSPTPAHAVPGASVPAP, from the coding sequence ATGACCACACCACCCTCGAATGATCCCGTCTCGGTCCTGGTTCTGGGCGGCGGCCCTGATGCCGAGCGGGAGGTGTCGATCAAGTCCGCGACCGCCATCGCCGAGGCGTTGCGTGCCTCAGGCGCCTACACCGTCCGGCTCGAGATCATCTCCACGCTCTCCCTGGACCAGCTCCGCGCCCTGCCGGCGGACGTCGTCTTCCCGTACCTCCACGGTCCGTGGGGCGAGGGGGGGCCGCTGCAGGACATACTCGAACTCGACGGACGCCCGTACGTGGGCTCGGGCCCGCGCTCGGCGCGGGAGGCGATGGACAAGATCGCGACGAAGGCCGCCGCGCTCGCCCTGGGAATCGATACGCCCCCGGTGTGGATCCTCAATCCGAATGATCCTGTGTGTCCCACGGCGCTCCCGGTCGTCATCAAGCCCGTCCATGAGGGATCGACGATCGGCCTGCACGTGTGCACCAGCCGCGCGCACTACGCGGCGGCCCTCGCGGCGGTGAGGGCGGAGCGGGACTCCGGAGTCATTCGGACGTACATGATCGAACCGAAGGTTGGCGGCCAGGCCCGGGCGCGTGAACTCACGGTCGGACTGCTTGACCGTCAGGCCCTTCCGGTCATCGAGATCTGCCCCCAGGACGGCCTCTACGACTACGCCGCCAAGTACACCCGCGACGACACGCGGTACATCCTCGATCCGGATGTTCCCGAATCGGTGCTGAAGAAGATCTCGAAGGCCACTTCGCGGCTGGCCAGGGCCATGGGATTGCGCCACATCGCCCGCGCCGACTTCATGCTCGACTCGTCCAACACGCCGTGGTTCCTCGAGATCAACACCACGCCGGGGTTTACGGATCACTCGCTGGTTCCCAAGGCCGCGCGTCACGCGGGCATCGCCATGCCCGAGTTGTGTGCGCGCATGGTCGAACTCGCGCTGCGAGATCACGCCGATTCCGCACATTCCCCGACCCCGGCCCACGCCGTTCCCGGGGCTTCCGTTCCAGCCCCGTAG
- a CDS encoding transcription elongation factor GreA → MEMITRDEKQQIEARLESLLANRPVISERIAEARAMGDLKENADYHAAREEQGMQEAEIRRIQERLARASVVDEAAHKNTGVVFLGATVKMREVGSDEVEVFRLVGEASGSVSAEIVEVTASSPMGEALMKARVGEVISVRGPRGTTKFEILELV, encoded by the coding sequence ATGGAGATGATTACCCGCGACGAGAAGCAGCAGATCGAGGCCCGCCTCGAATCCCTGCTTGCCAACCGCCCGGTCATCTCTGAGCGCATCGCCGAGGCGAGAGCCATGGGGGACCTGAAGGAGAACGCCGACTACCACGCCGCCCGCGAGGAGCAGGGGATGCAGGAGGCGGAGATCCGCCGCATTCAGGAGCGGCTCGCCCGTGCCAGTGTCGTCGACGAGGCCGCCCACAAGAACACCGGGGTGGTCTTCCTGGGCGCCACGGTGAAGATGCGGGAGGTGGGGTCGGACGAGGTCGAGGTGTTCCGGCTCGTCGGCGAGGCGTCCGGCTCGGTCTCGGCGGAGATCGTCGAGGTGACGGCCAGCAGCCCCATGGGCGAGGCCCTCATGAAGGCCCGCGTCGGCGAGGTCATCTCCGTCCGCGGCCCACGCGGGACCACGAAGTTCGAGATCCTCGAACTGGTCTGA
- a CDS encoding ABC transporter ATP-binding protein: MMALLEVTGLHVHYGAIHALHGVDLHVDQGQIVTLIGCNGAGKSTTLQTISGLLRPSAGSITFDGKPITGLPPHQIVRLGISQAPEGRGVFSNLSVSENLELGAFQRTDRAAIARDRDKALDLFPRLRERLKQSAGTLSGGEQQMLAIARALLARPRLLLLDEPSLGLAPQVVQTIFQIIREINKAGTTILLVEQNAHMALSVANFGYVLEVGAIKMRDTAARLEADDEVRKAYLGVA; this comes from the coding sequence ATCATGGCGTTGCTGGAAGTCACGGGTCTCCATGTTCACTACGGCGCCATTCACGCACTGCACGGCGTCGACCTCCACGTCGACCAAGGCCAGATCGTCACCCTCATCGGCTGCAACGGCGCCGGCAAATCGACCACGCTCCAGACCATCTCCGGCCTGCTCCGCCCGTCCGCCGGCTCGATCACCTTCGACGGCAAGCCGATCACCGGGCTCCCGCCGCACCAGATCGTCCGGCTGGGCATCTCCCAGGCCCCCGAGGGCCGCGGCGTCTTCTCCAACCTCTCGGTCTCAGAAAACCTCGAACTCGGCGCCTTCCAGCGAACCGACCGCGCCGCGATCGCGCGCGATCGCGACAAGGCCCTCGACCTCTTCCCCCGCCTCCGCGAGCGCCTCAAACAGAGCGCCGGCACGCTCTCGGGCGGCGAGCAGCAGATGCTCGCCATCGCCCGCGCCCTCCTCGCCCGGCCCCGCCTGCTCCTGCTCGATGAGCCCTCCCTTGGCCTCGCGCCCCAGGTCGTTCAAACGATCTTCCAGATCATCCGCGAGATCAACAAGGCCGGCACCACCATCCTGCTTGTCGAGCAGAACGCCCACATGGCCCTCTCCGTGGCCAACTTCGGATATGTCCTCGAGGTCGGCGCCATCAAGATGCGCGACACCGCGGCCAGACTCGAGGCCGACGATGAGGTCCGCAAGGCCTACCTCGGCGTCGCCTGA
- a CDS encoding ABC transporter ATP-binding protein: protein MTISAAAASAPDIALDIDDIGIAFGGLKAVQDFRLKIPRHALYGLIGPNGAGKTTCFNLLTGVYQPDSGAISLDGKSLLGLKPHQIASAGLSRTFQNIRLFGDLTVLDNVRLGCHVRGNHSIFATMLRTGRHIGQERAITRQSMNLLGTLGLAHRANSLARNLPYGDQRRLEIARALATEPKVLLLDEPAAGMNPQEKVALRALIRSLISKFDVTLLVIEHDMGLVMDICERITVLDHGVTIAEGRPSEIQKNPKVIEAYLGADTHAAPAGGT from the coding sequence ATGACCATCTCCGCCGCCGCCGCATCCGCGCCCGATATCGCCCTTGATATCGACGACATCGGAATCGCCTTCGGCGGCCTCAAGGCCGTGCAGGACTTCCGCCTCAAGATCCCACGCCACGCCCTCTACGGCCTCATCGGCCCCAACGGCGCCGGAAAGACCACCTGCTTCAACCTGCTCACCGGCGTCTACCAGCCCGACTCGGGCGCCATCAGCCTCGACGGCAAGAGCCTGCTGGGCCTCAAGCCGCATCAGATCGCCAGCGCCGGCCTCTCCCGCACCTTCCAGAACATCCGCCTCTTCGGCGACCTCACGGTCCTCGACAACGTCCGCCTGGGCTGCCACGTCCGCGGCAACCACTCCATCTTCGCCACGATGCTGCGCACCGGCCGGCACATCGGCCAGGAGCGGGCGATCACCCGCCAGTCGATGAACCTTCTCGGCACCCTCGGCCTCGCCCACCGCGCCAACAGTCTCGCACGCAACCTCCCCTACGGCGACCAGCGACGCCTCGAGATCGCCCGCGCCCTCGCGACCGAGCCCAAGGTCCTGCTCCTGGACGAGCCCGCGGCGGGTATGAACCCCCAGGAGAAAGTCGCCCTTCGCGCTCTCATCCGCTCCCTCATCTCCAAGTTCGATGTCACCCTCCTGGTCATCGAGCACGACATGGGACTCGTGATGGACATCTGCGAGCGCATCACCGTCCTCGACCACGGCGTCACGATCGCCGAAGGACGCCCGTCGGAGATCCAGAAGAACCCGAAGGTGATCGAGGCCTACCTCGGCGCCGACACCCACGCCGCGCCCGCCGGAGGAACCTGA
- a CDS encoding branched-chain amino acid ABC transporter permease, with amino-acid sequence MSNLLAQSRALAPTTWTVVLRALWPFLLGIAVGLFAYFYAGPELGGYHAQIARVAGINVILAVSLTVVNGFAGQFSMGHAGFMAVGGYVAAGITYYGTMRLVDPAQLSNGLFIGGLLSWTGIGQFEGPVLTWGDALFVGSCLVGGLAAAGAGYIVGLPSLRLKGDYLAIVTLGFGEIVRVLFQGTKDQIPPWQAETVRDIPWYDLMLRLGGPKGMNLLPTYTTLFWVYLFATLTLIFCYRLKVSSSGRALLAIREDEIAAQAMGVDITRYKVRAFVLSAFFAGVAGGLYAMDIGALNAGDLGFQKSFDIIIMVVLGGMGSISGAALAAIILTILPELLRSPPMVWPAGLALLIIVAAVQSARGRWRPRSLIVIAVVTAALEIGRRVAIANGINLADYRLVLYASLLITMMLARPQGLFGIHEIWEMIPRRRPQTAGADE; translated from the coding sequence ATGTCCAACCTCCTCGCCCAATCCCGCGCCCTCGCACCGACGACCTGGACCGTCGTGCTCCGCGCTCTCTGGCCCTTCCTGCTCGGCATCGCCGTCGGCCTGTTTGCCTACTTCTACGCGGGCCCGGAACTGGGCGGCTACCACGCCCAGATCGCCCGCGTTGCCGGCATCAACGTCATCCTCGCCGTGAGCCTCACAGTTGTGAACGGCTTTGCCGGCCAGTTCTCCATGGGCCACGCCGGATTCATGGCCGTGGGCGGTTATGTCGCCGCGGGCATCACCTATTACGGCACGATGCGCCTGGTCGACCCCGCTCAACTCTCCAACGGCCTCTTCATCGGCGGCCTGCTCTCATGGACCGGGATCGGCCAGTTCGAAGGCCCCGTTCTCACCTGGGGCGACGCCCTCTTTGTCGGCTCGTGCCTGGTGGGCGGCCTTGCCGCGGCCGGCGCGGGGTACATCGTCGGTCTCCCCAGCCTCCGCCTCAAGGGCGACTACCTCGCGATCGTCACCCTCGGCTTCGGCGAGATCGTCCGCGTGCTCTTCCAGGGTACTAAGGACCAGATCCCGCCGTGGCAAGCCGAGACCGTGCGGGACATCCCGTGGTACGACCTGATGCTCCGCCTCGGCGGCCCCAAGGGCATGAACCTCCTCCCCACCTACACGACCCTCTTCTGGGTCTACCTCTTCGCCACCTTGACACTCATCTTCTGCTACCGCCTCAAGGTCAGTTCCTCCGGCCGCGCTCTGCTGGCCATCCGCGAGGACGAGATCGCCGCCCAGGCCATGGGCGTCGATATCACCCGGTACAAGGTCCGCGCATTCGTGCTCTCCGCGTTCTTCGCCGGCGTCGCCGGCGGCCTCTATGCGATGGACATCGGCGCCCTCAACGCCGGCGACCTGGGGTTCCAGAAGTCCTTCGACATCATCATCATGGTCGTCCTCGGCGGCATGGGCTCGATCTCCGGAGCCGCGCTCGCGGCGATCATCCTCACGATCCTCCCCGAACTCCTGCGTTCTCCCCCGATGGTCTGGCCCGCCGGCTTGGCTCTCCTGATCATCGTCGCGGCGGTGCAGAGCGCCCGCGGCCGGTGGCGGCCCCGGTCACTCATCGTCATCGCCGTCGTGACTGCCGCCCTCGAGATCGGCCGCCGCGTGGCGATCGCCAACGGCATCAACCTCGCGGACTACCGCCTCGTGCTCTACGCCTCCCTGCTCATCACCATGATGCTCGCCCGTCCACAAGGGCTCTTCGGCATCCACGAGATCTGGGAGATGATCCCCCGGCGTCGCCCCCAAACCGCGGGGGCCGACGAATGA